In a single window of the Raphanus sativus cultivar WK10039 unplaced genomic scaffold, ASM80110v3 Scaffold3243, whole genome shotgun sequence genome:
- the LOC108832929 gene encoding uncharacterized protein LOC108832929, which translates to MEFLRKFKFPARSKSPIFVFTITGLAITAVTSSAAVSVSRDSASVHHPNKIATAVEGVVRSSRAIYAITLTVADYKYSLRRVTSDSDEYIQRLTEVHSRSAKRILKLCESNKGFYVKAGQFVATLKLVPKEYSLALSSLQDQAVPCNFQDIKHVLTSNFGRNLSEIFLSFDEEPIAAASIAQVHHAVLKDHQEVAVKVQYPGLKQNMKLDTMIMSFLSKSVVKIFPEYRFDWLVHEFVKSISQELDFIQEAKNSEKIATNFKNNKMITVPTVFWEFTTTQVLTMQFCKGFKVDDVEAIKRTNLSPEKVAKVLVEVFAEMIFVHGFIHGDPHPGNILVSPGGQNGFSLVLLDHGNCKTLDEGFRRDFCRLWEALILLDSTKIQELGTRFGVGQYAKFFPVIFTGRTSESKSGLGKGMSTQERQKLKQELKLLRLEDVTTFMGSLPPDFLTVLRTDGLIRSITLKLSAPQRVRLLVYAKYAVYGLGYNPTSEPDFVEKSIFSKSLMLVSYIRLRLILELMELFQGMKKLKHTIYTFYGRVVDGVRRSVKVANVTSIV; encoded by the exons ATGGAGTTTCTCCGCAAGTTCAAATTTCCCGCGAGATCCAAGTCCCCGATCTTCGTCTTTACAATCACCGGCCTAGCTATTACCGCCGTCACCAGCAGCGCCGCCGTTTCTGTTTCCCGGGACTCTGCTTCCGTTCATCACCCCAACAAAATCGCGACGGCGGTAGAAGGCGTCGTCCGTTCTTCTCGCGCTATCTACGCC ATCACTCTCACCGTCGCTGATTACAAGTATAGTTTGCGTAGAGTGACGTCGGATTCCGATGAGTACATACAGAGGTTAACAGAG GTTCATTCACGGTCAGCCAAACGAATTCTTAAACTGTGTGAAAGTAATAAAGGTTTCTATGTGAAAGCTGGTCAGTTCGTGGCCACGTTAAAGCTGGTTCCCAAAGAGTATTCCTTGGCCCTTTCCTCGTTGCAGGACCAG GCAGTTCCTTGTAACTTCCAAGATATAAAACACGTTCTGACAAGCAATTTCGGTCGAAATCTCTCAGAGAT atttttatcttttgatgAGGAACCAATTGCGGCAGCATCTATTGCTCAAGTGCATCATGCTGTGTTAAAGGATCATCAGGAAGTAGCAGTAAAG GTGCAGTACCCTGGATTGAAGCAGAACATGAAGTTGGATACAATGATTATGTCGTTCCTTTCAAAATCAGTTGTAAAG ATTTTTCCAGAATACAGGTTTGACTGGCTGGTTCATGAATTCGTAAAGTCAATTTCCCAGGAACTTG ATTTTATACAGGAGGCTAAAAATTCAGAGAAAATTGCGACAAacttcaaaaataacaaaatgattACTGTTCCGACAGTGTTTTGG GAGTTCACAACCACTCAAGTCCTGACAATGCAATTCTGCAAGGGTTTCAAG GTTGACGATGTGGAAGCCATCAAAAGAACTAATTTGAGTCCAGAAAAG GTTGCTAAAGTGTTGGTGGAAGTGTTTGCTGAAATGATATTTGTTCACGGATTCATACATGGCGATCCGCATCCTGGAAATATACTAGTTTCTCCTGGAGGCCAGAATGGCTTCTCTCTAG TTCTGCTAGATCACGGAAACTGTAAGACATTGGATGAGGGATTCAGGCGGGACTTTTGTCGGTTGTGGGAGGCTTTGATTCTTCTAGACTCGACCAAAATACAGGAATTGGGAACACGGTTTGGGGTTGGACAATATGCCAAATTCTTCCCTGTCATCTTCACTGGAAGAACAAGTGAAAG CAAATCAGGACTGGGAAAAGGAATGTCTACCCAAGAGAGGCAAAAACTGAAGCAGGAGCTGAAGCTTTTGAGATTGGAAGACGTAACCACTTTCATGGGGTCTCTTCCACCTGACTTTCTCACCGTACTGCGAACAGA TGGACTCATAAGGTCAATCACGTTGAAGTTGAGTGCTCCACAACGGGTGAGATTACTCGTTTATGCCAAATATGCGGTATATGGACTTGGCTATAACCCGACTTCTGAACCAG ATTTTGTCGAGAAGTCGATATTCTCCAAATCGCTGATGTTAGTGAGCTACATCCGCTTACGTCTCATTCTGG AGTTGATGGAACTCTTTCAAGGAATGAAGAAGCTGAAACATACCATCTATACTTTCTATGGACGAGTCGTCGACGGCGTCAGAAGAAGTGTAAAGGTAGCAAATGTTACATCCATTGTATGA